The Spirochaetota bacterium genome contains the following window.
TCGGCGTGGGCGTCCGCACGGTATCCGGCGCACGTTCGTTCTATTGTTCACCGCAGTATCATTGGTACGGGGAAAGCGGTATGCTCGCGCTCGGCGTGAACGTGTCGGTCGATCTCTATGCCTTGCAGATACAGAATCCGGTGTTCACTGCGGGCATCGCCCCGGAGTTCAGGATGATACGGAGCAATTTCCATTTTTTCATCGAGGTCACTCCGGTGTATACGCTCTCGCCGTCGAATTCCGTGACGCTGTCGATGGCGCCCGGCATCTGGATATCCGTCGGCGAAAAGCCGTTCCATCGTTTTGTCGTATCCTTTCCGATCAATCGCGTTGAGACGATAGGCACACTGCCGTCGGCGATAGGGTATGAGATACGGTTCCGATACGCCACAGCGTTCGCGCTGTAATGATGCGGTGATATATGCGTCTGTCCGCGTTCTTCATTGAGGATATTCCCGCCCGCCATTCGTCGGGGGAGCATGCGCACGATTTCTGCGAGATAGTGTTCGTCGACGGTTCAATGGGTTCCATCGTCATCGGGGGGCGGCAGCTGCCGTTCGATGACGGCGCGGTGCTCATCCATGCGCCGGGGTCGAAGCATGTGGCCAACACGGACAACGCCTCGCGGCATTTCTGCCTGGGAGTGACCGGATGGGAGATAGAGGGGTTGAGCGACGGCGTGTACGCCGGATCGGAAGCGGTTCGGCGATTGTTCTACGATATTGAACGGGAGCTCAGGGAAAAACGAGCGTACTTCAAGGCGATAATCGAGCTCAAGGCATCGGAGATAATCATCGAGCTGAAGCGTTCGGGGAACGACACCCGCAGCGAAAAGGATTCACCCGCGGACGCAGCGAAGGTCATCATCGACGAGCATTACCGGGAATCCATCGGCGTGACGTATCTTTCGGACACGCTCATGCTGAGCAAGGATTATCTCCGGCATGAGTTCAAGAAGCAGTACGGCATCAGCCCCATGCAGTACCTCATCGGCAAACGCATCGAGAACGCGAAGAAAATGCTCGATGAAACGCCGCTCAAGATACGCGATGTCGCCGTACAGTCGGGATTCGAGAACGAATATTACTTCAGCCGCATATTCAGGAAGATAGCGGGCATATCACCGCGGGCATATCGCGACCGCCCGGCATCGCTCCCGCGGAAGGCGAGCGCGCATAAGGAATACTATCGCTGACCGTTCACTGATGTCCCCGCCATTCCTTCGATAATTCCCGGAAAAAATCCGTCATGAATCGGTGCCGTCGTTTCGCCATTGTACGCGCGGTCTTCGTGTACAGCCTGTCCTTGATGAAGCGGAGCTTTACCATATATTCCCGATACGCGGTGTCCTCTTCCGTGTATGCCTTCGTCCGCGCGATGTCGGCGTTCGGGTCATGCAGTTTCGCCCCGACCTCGCCGGCGAATTGAAAGGCGCGTCCGATGCCGACGGCGCCGATGGCATCGAGCTTATCCGCATCATAGAGTACTTTCGCTTCGATGGTGCGCGGTGTGCTTCCCCCCGCGCGGTATCGATGCGAGCGTATACAGTGCGTGACGGCGTTGATGAATTCCGCCGGGTATTTGAGACGCAGGAGCATCTTTGCTGCGCGCTCTGCGCCGAGCTGTGCATGCGATATGCGTCCCTTGTGCCTGTCCTCTTCGTGGCGGGCGATGTCGTGCAGGAGCGCGGCATAACGGACGACCGCCATATCGGCATGTTCCTTTCCCGCGATGTGTTCGGCAAGACGGAGCACGCGCTCAGTGTGTTCGCTGTCGTGGCTCGCACGCGCGTCGGCGAAGATGCGCGCTACCGATGTCTGGAGCGTTTTGAATTCCATGGCATCCCCTGGCTGATCGTGTTGATTATCCCCCTGACATCGAGGATGTCGTCGGGGTTGAAATGGGTGATAATGAAGCGTGCGCTGTCCATGATCGAAAGGCTCTTGTGTTCCGTGATACGCGTGCTGATCGCGAAGAGGAGGATGTAGATGAAC
Protein-coding sequences here:
- a CDS encoding AraC family transcriptional regulator, whose protein sequence is MRLSAFFIEDIPARHSSGEHAHDFCEIVFVDGSMGSIVIGGRQLPFDDGAVLIHAPGSKHVANTDNASRHFCLGVTGWEIEGLSDGVYAGSEAVRRLFYDIERELREKRAYFKAIIELKASEIIIELKRSGNDTRSEKDSPADAAKVIIDEHYRESIGVTYLSDTLMLSKDYLRHEFKKQYGISPMQYLIGKRIENAKKMLDETPLKIRDVAVQSGFENEYYFSRIFRKIAGISPRAYRDRPASLPRKASAHKEYYR
- a CDS encoding HD domain-containing protein, with translation MEFKTLQTSVARIFADARASHDSEHTERVLRLAEHIAGKEHADMAVVRYAALLHDIARHEEDRHKGRISHAQLGAERAAKMLLRLKYPAEFINAVTHCIRSHRYRAGGSTPRTIEAKVLYDADKLDAIGAVGIGRAFQFAGEVGAKLHDPNADIARTKAYTEEDTAYREYMVKLRFIKDRLYTKTARTMAKRRHRFMTDFFRELSKEWRGHQ